A region of Panicum virgatum strain AP13 chromosome 8N, P.virgatum_v5, whole genome shotgun sequence DNA encodes the following proteins:
- the LOC120685122 gene encoding putative disease resistance RPP13-like protein 1, with protein MARELQELETTILPQFDLVIEAAEKSRNRDKLKAWLQQLKKAFYDAEDLLDEHEYNLLKRRAKSGQDSSLEKKSTILRATMSRARNLLPENRRLISKLKELKAILAEAKHFRELLGLPAGTTAGCSTVPTTVVTPAPTTSLPPSEVFGRDTERDLIVDLLTKTPAAESSQASYSGLAIIGVGGMGKSTLAQYVYNDKRIQEHFDVKMWVCISRKLDLRRHTREIIESASKEECPRVDNLDTLHCKLRDILKMSKKFLLVLDDVWFEDSDNVTDWEQLLAPLISQQAGSKVLITSRRDTFPAALRCKQVIPLENMKHAEFLALLKHHAFSGAEIEDQLLRMKLEQIAEDIAKRLGQSPLVAKVMGSRLSRKKDVTEWKAVLKIGEDLSEPRRALMWSFEKLDPPVQRCFLYCSLFPKGHQFRIDEMVHLWVAEGLVDSCKLNFWRPLIFGGPVRSHRPHPLRAGPEQRIRLTYSRNVELPLVLPSGLCKLELSSCVVTDGALAICLGGLTSLRKLSLDNIMTLTALPSEEVFQHLTKLDSLSIIDCWCLRSLGGLRVATSLSDLRLSCCPSLELARGAEFLPSTLGRIYIYKCMLAADTFINGLPHLKDLFIHKCRSSASLSIGHLTSLESLSLQEVPDLCFLKGSSSLELESLTLSDVPKLSAVSQFRVKEKLTISSSVLLNQMVKVEGFTVPPFLSLRFCKEPSVSFEESADFSSVKILQLWFCEMKSLPRNMECFSSLEWLGFDSCPNISSLPDLPSSLQRITIWFCKFLKESYREPDGESWPKIAHICRRKDI; from the exons ATGGCGCGTGAGCTCCAAGAACTGGAGACCACCATCCTTCCACAGTTTGATCTGGTGATTGAAGCGGCCGAGAAGAGCCGCAACAGAGACAAGCTGAAGGCATGGCTCCAACAGCTCAAAAAAGCCTTCTATGACGCCGAAGACTTGTTGGACGAGCATGAGTACAACCTTCTCAAACGCAGGGCCAAGAGCGGGCAGGATTCCTCACTGGAGAAGAAATCAACTATTCTTCGTGCTACAATGAGCAGGGCACGGAACTTGCTCCCTGAGAACAGAAGGCTGATTAGTAAGCTGAAGGAACTCAAGGCCATCCTGGCGGAAGCCAAGCACTTCCGTGAACTTCTTGGCCTACCCGCTGGTACTACTGCAGGATGCTCCACCGTACCAACAACCGTTGTTACTCCTGCCCCAACGACATCACTTCCCCCTTCAGAGGTATTCGGTCGTGACACAGAACGCGATCTTATAGTGGATCTTCTCACCAAGACGCCTGCTGCAGaatcaagtcaagctagctactcGGGCTTGGCCATTATTGGGGTCGGAGGCATGGGGAAGTCAACCTTGGCACAGTATGTCTACAATGACAAGAGGATACAAGAACATTTTGATGTCAAGATGTGGGTCTGCATCTCGCGCAAGCTCGATCTACGTCGTCACACACGGGAGATCATCGAGTCTGCATCAAAAGAGGAGTGCCCACGTGTTGATAATCTTGACACTCTTCACTGCAAATTAAGGGACATACTGAAAATGTCAAAGAAATTCCTTCTCGTGCTGGATGACGTATGGTTCGAGGACTCTGACAATGTGACAGATTGGGAGCAGCTTCTAGCTCCTCTGATTTCCCAGCAGGCGGGGAGCAAAGTTTTGATAACTTCTCGACGAGACACATTTCCTGCTGCTCTTAGATGCAAACAAGTCATTCCCTTGGAAAATATGAAACATGCTGAGTTCCTGGCACTCTTGAAACATCATGCCTTCTCTGGAGCAGAAATCGAAGACCAGCTGTTGCGCATGAAGCTGGAACAAATCGCAGAGGATATTGCTAAAAGGCTTGGACAATCTCCTCTGGTAGCAAAAGTTATGGGTTCCCGGTTGAGCAGGAAAAAGGATGTTACTGAATGGAAAGCTGTTCTTAAGATCGGAGAGGATTTGAGTGAGCCCAGGAGAGCTCTGATGTGGAGTTTTGAGAAGTTAGATCCACCTGTGCAGAGGTGCTTTCTATATTGCAGCTTATTTCCAAAAGGTCACCAGTTTAGAATAGATGAGATGGTTCACCTTTGGGTGGCAGAGGGCCTTGTTGATTCGTGCAAgct AAATTTTTGGAGGCCCCTAATTTTTGGAGGCCCGGTGCGGTCGCACCGTCCGCACCCCCTCAGGGCCGGCCCCGAGCAGAGGATAAGACTCACCTACAGTAGGAATGTCGAGCTGCCACTGGTTCTACCATCAGGACTTTGTAAACTTGAGCTTTCTTCTTGCGTTGTTACAGATGGAGCTTTAGCTATTTGCCTTGGTGGCCTCACTTCACTGAGAAAGTTGTCACTAGATAATATTATGACTTTGACTGCGCTTCCGTCAGAAGAGGTGTTTCAGCATTTGACAAAGCTTGACTCTTTGTCCATCATAGACTGCTGGTGTCTCAGATCATTAGGGGGCTTAAGAGTTGCTACGTCTCTTTCCGATCTAAGATTATCTTGCTGCCCTTCTTTGGAGCTGGCACGTGGAGCAGAATTTTTGCCGTCCACACTTGGGAGAATCTACATATATAAATGTATGCTTGCGGCTGACACATTCATTAATGGCTTGCCACACCTGAAAGATCTTTTCATTCATAAGTGCAGAAGCTCCGCATCCTTATCGATTGGACATCTGACCTCACTCGAATCATTATCACTACAAGAGGTCCCTGATCTGTGCTTTCTCAAAGGTTCGTCTTCCCTGGAACTTGAGAGCTTAACTTTGTCGGATGTCCCAAAACTCTCTGCCGTCTCACAGTTCCGTGTCAAGGAAAAACTCACCATTAGTAGCTCCGTATTGCTCAACCAGATGGTCAAGGTTGAAGGTTTTACAGTCCCACCGTTTCTTTCTCTTCGCTTCTGCAAGGAGCCATCGGTTTCATTTGAAGAATCTGCAGATTTCTCGTCTGTCAAGATCCTGCAGTTATGGTTCTGTGAAATGAAGTCCCTGCCTAGAAATATGGAATGCTTCTCCAGTCTGGAGTGGCTCGGTTTCGATTCCTGTCCCAACATATCATCTTTACCAGACCTTCCATCCTCCCTCCAGCGCATAACCATATGGTTCTGTAAATTCTTGAAGGAGAGCTATCGAGAACCTGATGGAGAAAGCTGGCCAAAGATTGCCCATATCTGCCGGCGGAAGGATATCTGA